A single genomic interval of Streptomyces sp. 1222.5 harbors:
- a CDS encoding ABC transporter permease — protein sequence MMLRYALKTVRARKAGFLGAFLALMCAAALITACGTLLDTGLRGTIRTERYAAAPVVVSGDQYVHRTTVKHKHGKTKVKHKAKPIAERAWIPERLGGRLAHTPGVAHVVPELTFLAQPLTPAGTDGRTAYGHAWESAALTPYRLTTGSAPRTAGDLVVDNDLAARARLRPGDRLTVQSTRAPRSYRITGIATPATAVRHQTSLFFTATEARRLAAHPGRVSAFGVLPDKGADPERVRQAVEKTLHGTTARVSTGDARGPVEFLDAAAARTRLVSMGGAMGGTSLLVAVLVVVGTFALTVQQRRRELALLRAIAATPGQIRRLLGREALIVGAAAGTTGALLGLPLGAWLHSRFVALGAVPATLEHTVSVFPPFAALAATLLGAWAAARIASRRVARIRPAEALAEARAERTRPAWGRIAAGLLLLTGGVVLVVLLTSLRTEPASTPVTFLAVVVLSTSVALLGPLLVRAAALLLAGPLRLTGHSGRLATANLRGNAVRMASVVTPLTLLIGMTCTVLFVQSTLGDAARTQAREGVRADWVVAAQGPGVPGEAAQRLRARHDTVTEVVRTTVRIGLDKYSAQGVTPAGLTRTWDPDVTAGSLGRLAPGTLAVSELAADQHHLKPGSTLKLTLGDGTPATLTVAAVYARGLGFGDLTFAHDLVARHVDNPLASSALVATTRTQRELATTLREFPGLEILSPAAADGLQAERQQANAEVNYLAMGLVLAFTAIAVVNTLAMSVAERVREFALLRLAGATRRQVLRMLRTEVLSVLFLATSLGSGIALAVLTAFSLGMTGRAAPSVTPLLYVTVVGIAGLLALVASAVPGRAALRVRAVTVATAQE from the coding sequence ATGATGCTGCGCTATGCCCTCAAGACCGTCCGTGCCCGCAAGGCGGGATTCCTCGGCGCCTTCCTCGCCCTGATGTGCGCCGCAGCCCTCATCACCGCCTGCGGCACCCTCCTCGACACCGGGCTGCGCGGCACCATCCGCACCGAGCGCTACGCCGCGGCTCCCGTCGTCGTCTCCGGCGACCAGTACGTCCACCGGACCACCGTCAAACACAAGCACGGCAAGACCAAGGTCAAACACAAGGCGAAGCCCATCGCCGAGCGGGCCTGGATCCCCGAGCGACTGGGCGGCAGACTTGCGCACACCCCGGGCGTGGCCCATGTCGTCCCCGAACTCACCTTCCTCGCACAGCCGTTGACCCCGGCCGGCACTGACGGCCGTACCGCGTACGGGCACGCCTGGGAATCCGCCGCGCTCACGCCGTACCGGCTGACGACGGGCAGCGCGCCCCGGACCGCCGGTGACCTGGTCGTCGACAACGACCTCGCCGCCCGGGCCCGTCTGCGCCCCGGTGACCGTCTCACCGTGCAGTCCACACGGGCCCCGCGCAGCTACCGGATCACCGGTATCGCCACCCCGGCCACCGCCGTACGCCACCAGACGTCCCTCTTCTTCACCGCCACCGAGGCCCGTCGGCTGGCCGCACACCCGGGCCGGGTCAGCGCGTTCGGTGTGCTGCCGGACAAGGGCGCGGACCCGGAGCGCGTTCGGCAGGCCGTGGAGAAGACGCTGCACGGCACCACCGCCAGGGTCAGCACCGGAGATGCCCGCGGCCCCGTCGAGTTCCTGGACGCGGCAGCCGCCCGCACCCGTCTGGTCAGCATGGGCGGCGCCATGGGCGGCACCTCACTGCTCGTGGCCGTGCTCGTGGTGGTCGGCACCTTCGCACTCACCGTCCAGCAGCGCCGGCGCGAACTCGCCCTGCTCCGCGCCATCGCCGCCACTCCCGGACAGATCCGCAGGCTCCTCGGCCGGGAGGCGCTGATCGTCGGCGCGGCGGCGGGCACCACCGGCGCGCTGCTCGGGCTGCCGCTGGGCGCCTGGCTGCACTCCCGGTTCGTCGCCCTCGGAGCCGTACCCGCCACCCTCGAACACACCGTCAGCGTCTTCCCGCCGTTCGCCGCCCTCGCCGCCACCCTGCTCGGCGCCTGGGCCGCGGCCCGGATCGCCTCCCGCAGGGTCGCCAGAATCCGCCCCGCCGAGGCCCTCGCCGAGGCCAGGGCCGAACGCACCCGCCCCGCCTGGGGCCGCATCGCCGCCGGGCTGCTGCTCCTCACCGGCGGAGTCGTCCTCGTCGTCCTCCTCACCTCCCTGCGCACCGAACCCGCCTCGACGCCCGTGACCTTCCTCGCCGTCGTCGTCCTGTCCACCTCCGTCGCCCTCCTCGGTCCCCTCCTGGTCCGGGCCGCCGCCCTGCTGCTCGCCGGCCCGCTCCGGCTCACCGGGCACAGCGGCCGCCTCGCCACCGCCAACCTGCGTGGCAACGCCGTCCGTATGGCCTCCGTCGTCACCCCCCTCACCCTGCTCATCGGCATGACCTGCACCGTCCTGTTCGTCCAGTCCACGCTCGGCGACGCCGCCCGCACCCAGGCCCGCGAAGGCGTGCGAGCCGACTGGGTCGTCGCCGCACAGGGCCCCGGCGTCCCCGGCGAGGCCGCACAACGACTGCGCGCGCGGCACGACACCGTCACCGAGGTGGTCCGCACGACCGTCCGCATCGGCCTCGACAAGTACTCCGCACAAGGCGTCACCCCGGCCGGCCTGACCCGCACCTGGGACCCCGACGTCACCGCCGGCTCCCTCGGCCGACTTGCCCCCGGCACCCTCGCCGTCAGCGAACTGGCCGCCGATCAGCACCACCTGAAGCCCGGCAGCACCCTGAAACTCACCCTCGGCGACGGCACGCCCGCCACGCTCACCGTCGCCGCCGTCTACGCCCGCGGTCTCGGCTTCGGCGATCTCACCTTCGCCCACGACCTCGTGGCCCGCCACGTCGACAACCCGCTCGCCTCCTCCGCCCTCGTCGCCACGACCCGTACACAGAGAGAACTCGCGACTACGCTGCGTGAGTTCCCGGGCTTGGAAATTCTTTCTCCGGCCGCCGCCGACGGTCTCCAGGCCGAACGGCAGCAGGCGAACGCCGAGGTCAACTACCTGGCCATGGGGCTCGTCCTCGCCTTCACCGCCATCGCCGTCGTCAACACACTCGCGATGTCCGTCGCGGAACGTGTCCGCGAGTTCGCCCTGCTGCGCCTCGCCGGAGCCACCCGGCGTCAGGTGCTGCGCATGCTGCGCACCGAGGTGCTGTCCGTCCTGTTCCTCGCCACCTCGCTCGGCAGCGGAATCGCACTGGCGGTGCTCACCGCGTTCAGTCTCGGCATGACAGGCCGTGCCGCCCCCTCGGTCACGCCCCTGCTCTACGTCACCGTCGTCGGGATCGCCGGCCTCCTGGCCCTCGTGGCAAGCGCGGTGCCGGGCCGGGCGGCGCTGCGGGTACGGGCGGTCACGGTGGCCACCGCGCAGGAGTAG
- the recX gene encoding recombination regulator RecX: protein MTRRTDWAEYEYATPGAPRGRGTGGRPDSAPTGDDDGHPYDGYRGQDSHEDDGSGYRAGAGDEPHGGGAPGRRTAGTRGGRARGRRRRGFGDAPGEDEGAPSSSRAERGESSGDPAERARAICLRLLTGTPRTRKQLADALRKREIPDEVADEVLSRFEEVGLIDDGAFADAWVESRHHGRGLARRALARELRTKGVDSALIDEAVSQLDSEQEESTARELVARKLSATRGLDRDKRLRRLAGMLARKGYPEGMALRVVRQALEEEGEDTDFLGDGDF from the coding sequence CCGCCCGGACTCCGCCCCGACGGGGGACGACGACGGTCACCCGTACGACGGATACCGCGGCCAGGACAGCCATGAGGACGATGGCAGCGGGTACCGGGCCGGCGCGGGCGACGAGCCGCACGGGGGCGGCGCGCCCGGCCGCCGCACCGCCGGAACGCGGGGCGGCCGGGCACGCGGCCGGCGCCGACGCGGCTTCGGGGACGCGCCCGGTGAGGACGAAGGCGCCCCTTCCTCGTCGAGGGCCGAGCGGGGGGAGTCTTCAGGGGACCCGGCTGAGCGGGCACGGGCGATCTGCCTGCGCCTGCTCACCGGGACCCCGCGCACCCGCAAGCAGCTCGCGGACGCCCTGCGCAAGCGGGAGATCCCCGACGAGGTGGCCGACGAGGTGCTGTCGCGGTTCGAAGAGGTCGGGCTGATCGACGACGGCGCGTTCGCGGACGCCTGGGTGGAGTCCCGGCACCACGGGCGGGGGCTCGCACGGCGCGCACTCGCCCGGGAACTGCGCACCAAGGGCGTCGACTCGGCACTCATCGACGAGGCCGTCTCCCAACTCGACTCCGAGCAGGAGGAGTCGACCGCCCGGGAACTGGTCGCCCGCAAACTGAGCGCCACCCGCGGCCTCGACCGCGACAAGCGGCTCCGCCGCCTCGCCGGCATGCTCGCCCGCAAGGGCTACCCCGAAGGCATGGCCCTCCGCGTCGTCCGCCAGGCCCTGGAGGAAGAGGGCGAGGACACGGACTTCCTCGGGGACGGGGACTTCTGA